One Rhizobiales bacterium GAS188 DNA window includes the following coding sequences:
- a CDS encoding peptide/nickel transport system substrate-binding protein, whose protein sequence is MKTSAAIALLSASLMATALPSLSFAQEATFVLTARLVGAPTYNPIKATKLNTATSLIYDRLVVQDADQGFHGQLATSWQSSPDGMEWTFKLKPSVKFHDGEAFNAKTIEWWVPQFAGSENAFTVEAIDKVEVVDDLTVKFHMKHPDPNLLSNLASVFMCIPAPKVYDALGDKFGVTQAVGTGPYKMEQFTVGQQTVLTRNDDYAWGSDLSANKGPAKFKRLTFREIAEESTAFLELKTGGVDLLVNVPSDFLPRIQVEKNLTVVSIPGTEVVYMPINTTVEPFTDIKVREATAFAINQKEILASLYGGQGAVANNFLISSLQESKVDPKYNISFDLDRAKKLLDEAGWKPGPNSIRVKDGKPLQVKLWTQNGTEYKRLSEVVQAQLKAIGMQAEISVFDASSINAQYKKKTEHQLAVRSYLWTNADILDWFFSANRLGYPNVSMLNDPQAEKLDDIAMNKSRTWDERVANFKTYHEYILSLFAFAPIYQPAQNFAYNNRIQLPAVIHGTGLQSQSMMDIEPAK, encoded by the coding sequence ATGAAGACGAGTGCCGCAATAGCCTTGCTGTCGGCGAGCCTGATGGCGACCGCCTTGCCGTCCCTGAGCTTCGCGCAGGAAGCGACCTTCGTGCTCACCGCGCGGCTGGTCGGCGCGCCGACCTATAACCCCATCAAGGCGACGAAGCTCAACACTGCAACGTCCCTGATCTACGACCGGCTCGTCGTGCAGGATGCCGATCAGGGCTTTCACGGCCAGCTCGCGACCTCGTGGCAATCCTCGCCAGACGGAATGGAATGGACGTTCAAGCTGAAGCCGAGCGTGAAATTCCATGACGGCGAAGCCTTCAATGCCAAGACGATCGAATGGTGGGTGCCGCAATTCGCCGGCAGTGAAAACGCCTTCACGGTCGAGGCGATCGACAAGGTCGAAGTCGTCGACGACCTGACCGTGAAGTTCCACATGAAGCACCCCGATCCGAATCTTTTGTCGAACCTCGCCAGCGTCTTCATGTGCATTCCGGCGCCCAAGGTCTATGACGCGCTCGGCGACAAGTTCGGCGTGACGCAGGCCGTCGGAACCGGACCCTACAAGATGGAGCAGTTCACCGTCGGCCAGCAAACGGTGCTCACCCGTAACGACGACTATGCGTGGGGCTCGGATCTATCCGCGAACAAAGGACCGGCGAAATTCAAGCGCCTGACCTTCCGCGAGATCGCCGAGGAATCGACCGCCTTCCTCGAGCTCAAGACCGGCGGCGTCGACCTGCTCGTGAACGTGCCGAGCGACTTCCTGCCGCGCATCCAGGTAGAGAAGAACCTGACGGTGGTGTCGATCCCCGGCACCGAAGTCGTCTATATGCCGATCAACACGACCGTCGAGCCCTTCACCGACATCAAGGTGCGCGAGGCAACGGCTTTTGCGATCAACCAGAAGGAGATCCTTGCCAGCCTCTATGGCGGGCAGGGCGCGGTCGCCAACAACTTCCTGATCTCGTCGCTGCAGGAATCGAAGGTCGATCCGAAATACAATATCAGCTTCGATCTCGACCGGGCCAAGAAGCTGCTCGACGAAGCCGGCTGGAAGCCGGGGCCGAACAGCATCCGCGTGAAGGACGGCAAGCCGCTGCAGGTGAAGCTCTGGACGCAGAACGGCACGGAGTACAAGCGGCTGAGCGAAGTGGTGCAGGCGCAGCTCAAGGCGATCGGCATGCAGGCCGAGATCAGCGTCTTCGACGCCAGCAGCATCAATGCGCAATACAAGAAGAAGACCGAGCACCAGCTCGCAGTCCGCAGCTATCTGTGGACCAATGCCGATATCCTCGACTGGTTCTTCAGCGCCAACCGACTCGGCTATCCGAACGTCTCGATGCTCAACGATCCGCAAGCCGAGAAACTGGACGACATTGCCATGAACAAGTCGCGCACCTGGGACGAGCGGGTCGCGAATTTCAAGACATACCATGAGTATATCCTGTCCCTGTTCGCCTTCGCGCCGATCTACCAACCGGCACAGAACTTTGCCTACAACAACCGGATCCAGCTCCCCGCGGTCATCCACGGCACCGGCCTGCAGAGCCAGTCGATGATGGATATCGAGCCTGCCAAATAA
- a CDS encoding transcriptional regulator, RpiR family has product MSTSVRRRLKDCLAEGSKADKALASYMLAKLASMPFETAATLAEKVSVSEATVGRFCRTIGYKSFKDLKEQLRQDIGDRPWLISDRLRDFQQRALAGKDQLARGLELEIASLVAIYELAQTEDWKRAVKRLAGASSVHVAGFQTERGMAQILTNQLQYLRDRVSQLDLAGGNFTELLLTSSPTPCLVIFEARRYSRMALVLAKEAKQAKIPVTLITDAFCDWGSGLVDEIFVVPTEFNMFWDSTAQMASLISLLVNSVFVELGPSVEQRLNKMADLYSRFTGYVGDPSGPAS; this is encoded by the coding sequence GTGAGCACGTCGGTACGCCGCAGATTGAAGGATTGCCTCGCAGAAGGCTCCAAGGCCGATAAGGCGCTGGCGAGCTATATGCTGGCCAAGCTTGCCAGCATGCCCTTCGAGACGGCGGCAACCCTGGCCGAAAAGGTCTCGGTCAGCGAGGCGACGGTCGGGCGCTTTTGCCGGACCATCGGCTACAAGAGCTTCAAGGATCTCAAGGAGCAGTTGCGGCAGGATATCGGCGATCGCCCCTGGCTGATCAGCGACCGCCTGCGTGATTTCCAGCAGCGCGCGCTCGCCGGCAAGGATCAATTGGCGCGTGGGCTGGAACTCGAGATCGCCAGCCTCGTGGCGATCTATGAGCTGGCGCAGACGGAGGATTGGAAGCGCGCCGTAAAAAGGCTCGCCGGCGCCTCGTCGGTGCATGTGGCCGGCTTCCAGACCGAGCGCGGCATGGCGCAGATCCTGACCAACCAGTTGCAGTATCTGCGCGACCGGGTATCGCAGCTCGATCTGGCTGGCGGCAATTTCACCGAATTGCTGCTGACGAGCAGCCCGACGCCTTGCCTGGTGATTTTCGAGGCACGCCGCTATTCGCGCATGGCGCTGGTGCTCGCCAAGGAAGCGAAGCAAGCGAAAATCCCGGTCACGCTGATCACCGACGCCTTCTGCGATTGGGGCAGCGGGCTTGTCGACGAAATCTTCGTCGTTCCCACCGAATTCAACATGTTCTGGGATTCCACCGCCCAGATGGCGAGCCTGATCAGCCTTCTCGTCAACAGTGTGTTCGTCGAGCTCGGCCCGAGCGTCGAACAACGGCTGAACAAGATGGCTGACCTTTACAGCCGCTTCACCGGGTATGTCGGCGATCCCTCCGGACCCGCGAGCTGA
- a CDS encoding D-amino-acid dehydrogenase (manually curated) has product MSQKTDVVVLGAGIIGVCIALHLQARGRAVMLVDRRAPGEETSHGNAGLIERSSVVPYAFPRNIKSLLAYATNSSPAVRYEPSYLPLILPWIARYWWHSSPRRLAHATRDMLPLIERSVSEHEVLATQAGANALIRPEGWIELYRSQHSFLRAQKDAAAKAEFSLRHDILDAQALRRREPAIRGNVVGAIHWRDPAAARDPGAVTKAYADLFVSRGGEFLWGDARTLRETAEGWDIEMGTARHFAREAVIALGPWSDEIYRPLGYRFPMAVKRGYHMHYSVEAGATLSHPVCDVEAGFVLAPMTQGIRLTTGIELAPRDAPPSPRQLDIAERIGRGIFPLGRPLDARAWLGSRPCFPDMKPIIGPAPRHKGLWFAFGHAHHGFTLGPATGRLLAEAMTGEETFTDIAPYRADRFW; this is encoded by the coding sequence ATGAGTCAGAAAACAGACGTCGTTGTCCTGGGCGCCGGCATCATCGGCGTCTGCATTGCCTTGCACCTCCAGGCGCGAGGGCGAGCGGTGATGCTGGTCGATCGCCGCGCGCCGGGCGAGGAGACGAGTCATGGCAATGCAGGGCTGATCGAGCGCTCCTCGGTGGTGCCCTATGCGTTTCCGCGCAATATCAAGAGCCTGCTCGCCTATGCGACGAATAGCTCTCCCGCGGTCCGCTATGAGCCGAGCTATCTGCCTCTGATCCTGCCATGGATCGCGCGCTATTGGTGGCATTCGTCACCCAGGCGGCTCGCGCATGCGACGCGCGACATGCTGCCGCTGATCGAGCGCAGCGTCAGCGAACACGAAGTCCTGGCTACGCAGGCGGGCGCGAACGCGCTCATCCGGCCCGAGGGCTGGATCGAGCTCTACCGGTCGCAGCATTCCTTTCTCAGGGCGCAGAAGGATGCGGCTGCGAAGGCGGAGTTCTCGCTACGCCACGATATTCTCGACGCGCAGGCTTTGCGGCGACGCGAACCTGCGATCCGCGGCAACGTCGTCGGCGCTATCCACTGGCGCGATCCGGCCGCAGCTCGCGATCCTGGCGCGGTCACGAAAGCCTATGCGGACCTGTTCGTCAGTCGAGGTGGGGAGTTCCTTTGGGGCGACGCAAGGACATTGCGTGAAACGGCTGAGGGCTGGGACATCGAAATGGGGACTGCCCGCCATTTCGCTCGCGAGGCCGTAATAGCCCTCGGCCCCTGGTCGGACGAGATCTATCGCCCGCTCGGCTACCGCTTCCCGATGGCCGTGAAGCGCGGCTATCATATGCATTATTCGGTCGAAGCCGGCGCGACGCTGTCCCATCCGGTCTGCGATGTCGAAGCTGGCTTCGTCCTGGCGCCAATGACGCAAGGCATCAGGCTGACGACCGGTATCGAACTCGCCCCGCGCGATGCACCGCCGAGCCCCCGGCAGCTCGACATCGCCGAACGGATCGGCCGCGGGATCTTTCCGCTGGGGCGGCCGCTCGACGCTCGCGCCTGGCTCGGTTCGCGCCCCTGCTTCCCGGACATGAAACCGATCATCGGCCCCGCCCCGCGTCACAAAGGCCTGTGGTTCGCCTTCGGTCACGCCCATCATGGCTTCACGCTCGGGCCGGCGACGGGCCGCCTGCTCGCCGAAGCCATGACCGGCGAAGAGACCTTCACCGACATCGCTCCCTATCGGGCAGATCGGTTTTGGTAA
- a CDS encoding Crotonobetainyl-CoA:carnitine CoA-transferase CaiB, protein MLLTGVRVIELGQALAAPFAAEILADLGAEVIKAEKPDGGDDARHWGPPFWGEDAALFHQMNRNKTSITVDLKDETERARFIELIGTQDVFLHNLRPGVAATLGIGAAGMRRRFPRLIYGELGAFGHRGPLADKPGYELLLQAFGGLMSVTGEPGRGPVRCGPSIVDLGTGMWAAIGILAALVRRATTGEGCLIQTSLFETALCWGGIHSANYFASGKAPQAEGAGHPSLVPYGAFETGTGPLIIGAGNDRLFGKLAVVLGHPEWKDDPRFSENSGRVQNRAELTSLINEALAGGDKEAWAARLEAAGVPAAPILDVPAALAHEQTAALGMVQDGELGVRSIAAPLSIDGERPTMRRSAPAFGG, encoded by the coding sequence ATGTTGCTGACGGGCGTTCGCGTGATCGAGCTCGGCCAAGCCCTCGCCGCGCCTTTCGCGGCAGAGATCCTGGCCGATCTCGGAGCCGAGGTGATCAAAGCCGAGAAGCCCGATGGAGGCGATGACGCCCGCCACTGGGGCCCTCCCTTCTGGGGGGAGGACGCGGCCCTGTTCCACCAAATGAACCGCAACAAGACGTCGATCACCGTCGACCTGAAGGACGAGACCGAGCGCGCCCGCTTCATCGAGCTCATCGGCACGCAGGATGTCTTCCTGCACAATCTGCGCCCTGGAGTTGCCGCAACCCTGGGTATCGGCGCAGCCGGCATGCGGCGGCGCTTCCCGCGCCTGATCTACGGGGAGCTTGGCGCCTTCGGTCACCGCGGCCCGCTGGCCGACAAGCCGGGATATGAGCTTCTGCTGCAGGCATTCGGCGGCCTGATGAGCGTCACCGGCGAGCCCGGTCGCGGCCCGGTGCGCTGCGGTCCCTCGATCGTCGATCTCGGCACCGGAATGTGGGCCGCGATCGGGATCCTCGCAGCCTTGGTGCGCCGCGCCACGACAGGCGAAGGATGCCTGATCCAGACCTCGCTGTTCGAGACGGCCTTGTGCTGGGGCGGCATTCATTCGGCCAATTATTTCGCTTCCGGGAAGGCGCCGCAGGCAGAGGGCGCCGGCCATCCGTCGCTTGTGCCCTATGGAGCATTCGAGACCGGGACCGGGCCACTGATCATCGGCGCCGGCAACGACCGGCTGTTCGGCAAACTTGCTGTGGTCCTCGGCCATCCGGAATGGAAGGACGATCCGCGCTTCAGCGAGAATTCCGGCCGGGTTCAGAACCGCGCTGAGCTCACCTCCCTGATCAACGAGGCGCTGGCCGGAGGCGACAAGGAGGCATGGGCTGCGAGGCTCGAGGCCGCAGGTGTTCCGGCGGCGCCCATTCTCGACGTTCCGGCGGCGCTCGCGCATGAGCAAACGGCGGCGCTCGGCATGGTCCAGGATGGTGAGCTTGGGGTCAGGAGCATTGCGGCGCCACTCTCCATCGACGGCGAGCGGCCTACTATGCGGCGGTCCGCGCCAGCCTTCGGGGGATAA
- a CDS encoding transcriptional regulator, IclR family, with the protein MDPREFDPREVDFGSPQAPLTRRGRRRITAERIPSREIDPSVTMIEANRSDGAFRAVDGDAEASEVKSARRVLRIFEYFEEIQRPAPMTEIARRLNYPTSSAAALLKCLVGLGYLHYDPEARTYIPHMRISLLGGWVHDRMFPEGSLARLTRDLNQATSLTVFVVMRNGLYAQYVQVLQAKTSIRYYLEPGGFRLLPFSTPGRVLLSLMSDGEAQRIVRRITAERLSPTRCASFAELASALETIRRQGFAYTRNLGTPGLATLAMRLTPIGREPALAIGAAGSCEHVVPNVGAVIARMREVIGQQAPSVLPAFAHDAGIAET; encoded by the coding sequence ATGGACCCTAGGGAGTTCGACCCAAGGGAAGTGGATTTCGGCAGTCCGCAGGCGCCCCTCACCCGGCGCGGCAGGCGGCGGATCACGGCCGAGCGCATTCCGTCCCGCGAGATCGACCCTTCGGTCACCATGATCGAGGCCAATCGTTCCGACGGCGCTTTCCGGGCCGTCGATGGCGACGCTGAGGCCTCTGAGGTCAAATCTGCGCGCCGCGTGCTGCGGATATTCGAATATTTCGAGGAGATCCAGCGGCCCGCTCCGATGACCGAGATCGCCCGCCGCCTGAATTACCCGACATCGAGCGCCGCGGCTTTGCTCAAATGCCTCGTGGGGCTGGGCTATCTGCACTATGACCCGGAGGCGCGGACCTATATCCCGCATATGCGGATTTCGCTGCTCGGCGGCTGGGTTCACGACCGGATGTTTCCCGAGGGCAGCCTCGCCAGGCTCACGCGCGATCTCAACCAGGCGACCTCGCTCACCGTCTTCGTCGTCATGCGCAACGGGCTCTACGCCCAGTATGTGCAGGTGCTCCAGGCCAAAACCTCGATCCGCTACTACCTGGAGCCTGGCGGCTTTCGCCTGTTGCCGTTCTCGACGCCCGGGCGTGTCCTGCTCAGCCTGATGAGCGACGGCGAGGCTCAGCGCATCGTGCGCCGGATCACCGCGGAACGATTGTCGCCGACCCGCTGCGCGAGCTTCGCCGAGCTTGCGTCGGCGCTCGAGACGATCCGGCGCCAGGGCTTTGCCTATACGCGCAATCTCGGCACGCCCGGGCTCGCGACCCTAGCGATGCGCCTCACTCCCATCGGTCGCGAGCCGGCGCTGGCGATCGGCGCGGCCGGCTCATGTGAGCATGTCGTCCCCAATGTCGGCGCCGTCATTGCGAGGATGCGCGAGGTGATCGGCCAGCAGGCGCCGTCGGTTCTCCCGGCCTTCGCACACGATGCCGGGATCGCCGAAACCTGA
- a CDS encoding Acyl-CoA dehydrogenase, translating to MTVAAQLHQPVDIVGSEAKPSAGADHIGLDRAGLNFYDIDHGLRDLLPLYLSGEDHAQLAPHLHRLGELAGGRLDELARIADKNGPVLHARDRFGRDEDWIEYHPAYREMEAIAFGDFQFHAMSHRAGVLGMGKPLPAVAKYAFQYLFVQSEFGLMCPISVTDTSTHLVRKFASPELQQYLLPRMLSGDLATLWKGTQFMTERAGGSDVGAIETVARLEDGIWRLYGDKWFCSHTDADLALILARPEGAPSGTKGLALFALPRRLEDGSRNAYRIVRLKDKLGTRSMASGEISLDGAVAYLVGAQDAGLKQMLEQVNLSRLSHGVRAAAMMRRCVNEAMMCARSRNAFGKAIIEHPLLRRQLLKLIVPTEQALSMFLLTASAMDETNAGSAEGRETLRILTPLLKFRACRDNIRVATGSMEVRGGNGYIEEWVNARLIRDAHVGVLWEGTSNINALDIVTRAVGKSGAHKVLGAAMRRRLDEASSLPSVFRERLAFALQRALALVERVAAEPATEPKARLAASALYHAVSAVLLAWEANRPGVDARRALYARFVFEHRLTARDPLAPADDAWEREAIEIVLAEGPASATRTARLLAA from the coding sequence ATGACGGTGGCAGCCCAGTTGCATCAGCCAGTCGACATCGTCGGGAGCGAGGCCAAGCCCTCCGCCGGCGCCGATCATATCGGGCTCGACCGTGCCGGTCTCAACTTCTACGACATCGACCACGGTCTCCGCGACCTCTTGCCGCTCTACCTGTCGGGCGAGGACCACGCGCAGCTTGCGCCACACCTCCATCGTCTCGGCGAGCTCGCGGGCGGGCGCCTCGACGAGCTGGCTCGCATCGCCGACAAGAACGGGCCGGTCCTTCATGCCCGCGACCGCTTCGGGCGGGACGAGGACTGGATCGAGTACCATCCCGCCTATCGCGAGATGGAGGCGATCGCCTTCGGTGATTTCCAGTTCCATGCGATGAGCCACCGCGCTGGTGTCCTCGGCATGGGCAAACCCCTCCCCGCCGTCGCGAAATACGCCTTTCAATATCTGTTCGTGCAGTCGGAGTTCGGGTTGATGTGCCCGATCAGCGTCACCGACACCTCGACCCATCTGGTCCGCAAATTCGCGAGCCCCGAGCTGCAGCAGTACCTCCTTCCCCGCATGCTCTCGGGCGACCTCGCGACGCTGTGGAAGGGCACGCAGTTCATGACCGAGCGGGCCGGCGGCTCGGACGTCGGAGCCATCGAGACCGTGGCCCGGCTGGAGGACGGCATCTGGCGCCTCTACGGCGACAAGTGGTTTTGCTCGCACACGGATGCGGATTTGGCGCTGATCCTCGCGCGCCCAGAGGGGGCGCCTTCCGGCACCAAGGGGTTGGCGCTCTTCGCCCTGCCCCGCCGCCTGGAGGACGGCAGCCGCAACGCCTACCGGATCGTTCGCCTCAAGGACAAGCTCGGCACGCGCTCGATGGCGAGCGGCGAAATCAGCCTCGATGGAGCGGTCGCCTATCTGGTCGGCGCGCAAGACGCAGGCCTCAAGCAGATGCTGGAACAGGTGAACCTGTCGCGGCTCTCGCATGGGGTGCGCGCCGCCGCGATGATGCGGCGTTGCGTGAACGAGGCGATGATGTGCGCGCGCTCCCGCAACGCCTTCGGCAAGGCGATCATCGAGCATCCGCTGCTGCGCCGCCAGCTCCTGAAGCTCATCGTGCCGACCGAGCAGGCTTTGTCGATGTTCCTCCTGACGGCGAGCGCCATGGATGAGACCAATGCCGGCTCGGCGGAAGGCCGCGAGACGCTGAGGATCCTCACCCCGCTCCTCAAGTTCCGTGCCTGCCGCGACAACATCCGGGTCGCCACCGGCTCGATGGAGGTGCGCGGCGGCAACGGCTACATCGAGGAATGGGTCAATGCGCGACTGATCCGCGACGCGCACGTCGGCGTGCTCTGGGAGGGCACGAGCAACATCAATGCGCTCGACATCGTCACGCGAGCCGTCGGCAAGAGCGGCGCCCATAAGGTGCTCGGCGCGGCGATGCGGCGGCGCCTCGACGAGGCTTCGAGCCTGCCATCAGTCTTCCGGGAACGGCTTGCCTTTGCCCTGCAGCGCGCGCTCGCTCTCGTCGAGCGCGTTGCGGCGGAACCCGCCACCGAGCCCAAGGCACGGCTCGCGGCGAGCGCCCTCTACCACGCCGTGAGTGCCGTGCTGCTCGCCTGGGAGGCGAACCGCCCGGGGGTCGACGCCCGCCGCGCGCTCTACGCCCGCTTCGTTTTCGAGCACCGTCTGACGGCGCGCGATCCGCTCGCGCCGGCGGACGATGCCTGGGAGCGCGAGGCGATCGAAATCGTCCTCGCCGAAGGGCCGGCATCGGCCACCCGGACGGCGCGTCTCCTCGCTGCCTGA
- a CDS encoding branched-chain amino acid transport system substrate-binding protein, protein MRGWLLRVLAIAFIAVSSHVVSAVNPAKASGDVVRIGVINDMSGLYSDLGGQGSVEAARLAVEDFGPTVLGKKIEIVAADHLNKPDIASTLVRRWIDEGGVDAIADGGNSATALAIQAITRDKKRIFLISGPGTSDLTGKQCSPYGFHFTYSTYAEAAAVTKALTKQGLDSWYFLTADYAFGQALERDAAGFVTKSGGKVLGSVRHPLATSDFSSFLLQAQGSRAKVIALANAGGDTVNSLKAAVEFGIGKTPDQRLAALLMLITDVHALGLPVAQGLIYAESFSWTQNDATRAFGERFMARRNGQAPTMIQAGVYSGVMHYLRAVKEAGTDDADAVAAAMRKLPVNDFMTQNARIREDGQVLRSMYLVQVKTPAESKGPWDYEKVIATIRPEEAWRPIEEGGCPLISGAKP, encoded by the coding sequence ATGAGGGGATGGCTTCTTCGAGTGCTCGCCATAGCGTTCATCGCCGTCTCGAGCCATGTCGTATCGGCCGTGAATCCGGCAAAGGCCTCGGGCGATGTGGTCCGCATTGGGGTCATCAACGACATGTCGGGCCTCTATTCCGATCTCGGCGGCCAGGGCTCCGTCGAGGCGGCGCGGCTGGCGGTGGAGGATTTCGGACCGACCGTGCTCGGCAAGAAGATCGAGATCGTCGCGGCCGACCACCTCAATAAGCCTGACATCGCCTCGACCCTGGTGCGCCGCTGGATCGACGAGGGCGGCGTCGACGCGATCGCCGATGGCGGCAACTCGGCGACGGCGCTGGCGATCCAGGCGATCACCCGGGACAAGAAGCGGATTTTTCTGATCTCGGGGCCCGGCACCTCAGACCTTACCGGCAAGCAGTGCTCGCCCTACGGCTTCCACTTCACCTACAGCACTTACGCCGAGGCCGCCGCCGTCACCAAGGCGCTCACCAAGCAAGGTCTCGACAGCTGGTATTTCCTCACCGCCGACTATGCCTTCGGACAGGCGCTGGAGCGCGACGCGGCGGGCTTCGTGACCAAGAGCGGCGGCAAGGTGCTCGGCAGCGTTCGGCACCCGCTCGCCACATCCGACTTCTCCTCGTTCCTGCTGCAGGCGCAGGGCTCGAGAGCTAAAGTCATCGCGCTCGCAAATGCCGGCGGCGACACGGTCAACAGCCTGAAGGCGGCCGTCGAATTCGGCATCGGCAAGACGCCGGACCAGCGCCTTGCCGCATTGCTGATGCTGATCACCGACGTCCATGCCCTGGGCCTGCCCGTGGCCCAGGGCCTGATCTATGCCGAATCCTTCTCCTGGACCCAGAACGACGCGACACGCGCTTTCGGCGAGCGCTTCATGGCCCGCCGCAACGGACAGGCGCCGACCATGATTCAGGCCGGCGTCTACAGCGGCGTGATGCACTATCTGAGGGCCGTCAAGGAGGCCGGAACCGACGATGCCGATGCCGTCGCCGCCGCCATGCGCAAGCTTCCGGTCAATGACTTCATGACCCAGAATGCCCGCATTCGCGAGGACGGGCAGGTGCTGCGCAGCATGTATCTCGTGCAGGTCAAGACCCCGGCGGAATCCAAGGGTCCCTGGGACTACGAAAAGGTGATCGCCACCATCCGGCCCGAGGAGGCCTGGCGCCCGATCGAAGAGGGCGGCTGCCCGCTGATCTCCGGAGCGAAGCCATGA
- a CDS encoding Acyl dehydratase, with the protein MSASSADTGSAAFDPATHRLVEPRFFEDLVIGERFCMPSRTVTDANFAAFQMVSGDNHPIHYDIEYCRAHGHPGLLAHGLQVLCFTAAGAGLFAHVIADALIGFIEQSSRFLKPVYAGDTLYPVLTVTALVPQRSTGVVTVASAVHNQRGELVLSGEQKYLMRKRGAGAAGTHPA; encoded by the coding sequence ATGAGCGCGTCGAGCGCGGACACCGGGTCTGCCGCCTTCGATCCCGCCACCCATCGGTTGGTCGAGCCGCGCTTCTTCGAGGATCTCGTGATCGGGGAGCGATTCTGCATGCCGAGCCGCACCGTGACCGACGCGAATTTTGCGGCCTTCCAAATGGTCTCGGGCGATAACCACCCGATCCATTACGACATCGAGTATTGCCGCGCGCACGGGCATCCGGGGTTGCTCGCGCACGGCCTGCAAGTCCTTTGCTTCACGGCTGCCGGGGCCGGCCTCTTTGCGCATGTGATCGCCGACGCCCTTATCGGCTTCATCGAGCAGAGCTCACGCTTCCTCAAGCCGGTCTACGCTGGGGACACGCTCTATCCCGTCCTCACGGTGACGGCACTCGTGCCGCAGCGCTCGACCGGGGTCGTGACGGTCGCTTCCGCCGTGCACAACCAGCGCGGAGAACTCGTCCTGTCCGGCGAGCAGAAATACCTCATGCGCAAGCGCGGCGCCGGCGCTGCCGGCACGCATCCGGCATAA